The sequence below is a genomic window from Salicibibacter cibarius.
GTCCAGCGCAATTTGCCTCACCTCAAGACAACAAAAATAATTATAGCGGTCCTATTCATGATTTGTCAACATAATTTCTTTACATTATACTGGGACATACTGAACACTTGACACACTAAACGTTAGTTTAACATATGACATCTTTAATAGCGAAAAAACGCTGAAAGGAGAGCAGCAGGCGGTTAAACGTTCTGTACATAACTTTATGAAATCCATTGGTCTTATTGTTGAATATAATCCCCTGCATAACGGACATGCTTATCATCTACAAGCTTCAAAAGAAGCTTCCGGCGCCGACGTCGTCATCTGCGTCATGAGCGGCTACTTTTTACAGCGCGGCGAACCCGCGAGTTTCCCGCGCCGCACCCGAACGGAGATGGCCCTGGCGGCGGGGGCGGATCTCGTGGTTGAGCTCCCCTATGCCTACTCAACCCAACACGCCCATTGGTTTGCCAGAGGCGCCGTCTCCATTCTCAACGATTTATTTACCGATGAATTCTATTTCGGCAGTGAAGCAGGGTCTATTCAAGATTTCCATGAATTGGACACCTTTATGCAAAATAACGACGATCCGCTGCAAAAAAATGTACGTAATCACTTGGCAAGCGGTGTTTCTTTTCCGGCTGCGCAGGCCAAGGCCTTTCACGACGCAGACCTGCCCGGGTACCTGCCTGATTTATCGAAACCAAATAATATTCTCGGGTATCATTACGTCAAAACCGCCCGTCAACTGGGCGCAAATATCGTCGCCAAGACAATCCCCCGCATCCGCGCGCAATACCATGACGAGGCTTTGACCGAGGGGCAATCGATCGCGAGCGCGACCGCGATTCGCAAAATCCTCTCCGAACATGCAGACGTAAGCTTAATTTATCCTTACGTGCCGCCGCAGGTTTATAAAATGATTGAACATTTTTACGAAAAGGGACAACCCATGCATAAGTGGGACGACTATTATCCTTACTTACAATTGTTACTTGGCACACGTCCCGCCGATGCCCTCGCGCAAATATATGAAGCGGAGGAAGGGCTTGAGAACCGTTTTATTAAAACCGCTTTAAATCAACCAACCTTCCAGAACTTCATGCACGAGGTGAAAACAAAACGGTACACGTGGACGCGCCTCCAGCGTTTGGCTGTACACATGCTTACCGGCACGACTAAAACCGATATGGACAAAGCGTTCGGGGAGGCCGCGCGGCCCCGTTCCGTTCGCATCCTCGGTTTCAATGAAACAGGACGAAAATATTTAAACGCTGTTAAAAAACGTACCCCATTATCGTTATATCACCGGCCGCCGAAGGGGAAAAACGCCCAACAAATATTGGACGAACGAGCGGCACGGACGTATTACGCCATTTTTGGCGGGGAAAAGCGAGTGGAAAAATGGAGAGACGACTATACCCAACGCCCGGTGTATCGGGAGGAGGAAAACTAAACGGAAAACATTTTGGCTTCCCATACGACGTCCGTCTCTTGACTTAAACGTCGTTCTCCAAATAATCCACAGCGTCCTGAAGCTCTAGTACCGGAACGATCGTCATTGGCGTGTCAATATCTTCGGCAGCTTCCACTGCCATTTCATAATCGGATGTATCGCCTAAGTCGGTATCTTGCGGGGCAAAAAATACATCAATGTCTGCATTATCCGCTGCAACCACTTTTTGGCCGACGCCTCCGATACGCCCGACATTCCCTTCCTCATCAATGGAACCGGTGCCGGCAATGTCTAGTCCATACGTTAAATCTTCTTCGGTAAGCTGATTATAGATTTCAAGGGAAAACATTAATCCGGCCGAAGGACCGCCGATATCACCGGTTTCAACGTTTACCTCGGGGTCAAACTCACGTTGATTAACAGGAAACTCAATCCCGAGTCCAACCGTCGGCTCATCTGCATGATGCATCGCCTCCGGAAACTCGACCATCTCAACATCCAACTCCAACGCATTACCTTCCCGATTAACGCTCAGCTGCGCAAATTGTTCCGCTTCTTTTTCCTCAAGCGACTCATTTAATTCGGTTATGTTACCGATATTTTCTCCATCGACGGCAGTAATGATGTCCCCTGATTCCAACACCTCTTTAGCGCCCATGCCGTCCACAAACTGTGTGACGAGAATCCCGTTTTCATGCACTTCAGCCCCGGCTGCTTCATAAGCCGCGACTTGGGCCGCGTCCTGGGATTGGTGCATCGCTTGCAATTGCCGGTTATGATAGTCGTCATCCGTTTCCCCTTCCATGCGAACCGCCTCTTCAGGTGTCAACACGCGGTAAGGACTTAAAAATGACCATGCGTAGAGAATAAGGTTGGCTTGGCTTTGCCGAATCGTCGTTAAGTAAAATTCCCCTTCTTCCCCAATCCCATCTTCAACCGTAATGAATTCATTCAAACCGACGGCATCCCCGGGTTGAGAATAATAATAAGGCATCGGTATTTGATAGACAAACAACAAAACGATGATAAGCCCTACAATCAACCATGTTCTCGAAAATCTTCGCTCTTTTCTTTCCTCACTCACGACCTTTTCCCCTTCCATGCCTCAATCTTTTCCCGTATGTGCGGCATATGGCGCAATGCTTCTTCCCGTCCTTGTTGAATGAGCGATTCCGTATCGTCGAATACAACCGCATTCGTTGCTTGCACGATTGGTTTCATAAGAATATCCGCTTCAATTTTTTTGGCTTTGACGAGCTCCCGAGCCATAATTTCCATACTTTGGATAATGACATCATAGATGGACGACGTTGATGGCGCTTCGGGAAAATAAGAAACATCGACCGCGACAACGAGATCGGCCCCCATGTCTGTCACGACATTTGCCGGAACGCGATCGATGACGCCTCCGTCAACGAGCAGATGATCGCCGGACCGGACCGGGACGAAGATGCCGGGGATGGAGATGCTCGCCCGCAAGGCTTTTGCGATGGATCCGTCCGTAAAAAGAAACCTTTCCCCGCTGTTCAGATCGGTCGCAACCACGCTAACCGGTATATCCAGATTATCCAGCACTTCCCCTTTTGTCAGCATTAAAAATAATTCTTCCAAGCGTTTTCCGCTCACGAGCCCCATCTTGGGAACGGTGAAATCAATATAATATTTTCTCCGAAACAGACTGGCCAGCTGTTTTAAATCATTAGCGGATCGCCCGAGGGCCGTCAACGCCCCAATGACCGCTCCCATACTGCTTCCCGCGATAACATCAATGGGGATGCCTTCTTCCTCAAATACTTCCAGCACTCCGATATGCGCGAATCCGCGAGCGCCTCCCGAACCGAGCGCAAGGCCAACGGACGGTCGTTCGTTCAAAATGGTCTCCTCCTTGCAGCAGGGCGTTTGCTTGTGGCTCCATACTTATTTGGTCTAATTTGAAACGTTCCCTCGTATTTTAGTAATGAAGAACCTGTCCCATCACCCGGAAGGAGAAAAAAGATGACACGTTCCCAATGGCAGTCACTATTTCTGGGCACAAGCGCAGCTATTCTTGCAGCTTCTCTTATGATCTTTCCGCAAGCGTCGTTTGATGCATCCTTGCGAGGCCTTTCCATCTGGTGGGACGTCGTCTTCCCCTCCTTGCTTCCTTTTTTTATTATATCAGAATTGCTGATTGCATTTGGAGTCGTAAGCTTTCTTGGTGCATTCATGGAACCTTTTATGCGCCCGTTATTTAAAGTCCCGGGAACCGGGGGGTTCGTGTGGGCTATGGGCATCGCGAGCGGCAACCCGGCGGGTGCGAAATTGACCGCCCGATTGTGGAAGGAAAAACGCATTACAACGATGGAAGGCGAGCGGCTCGTTTCCTTTACAACCGCTTCAAATCCGTTATTTTTATTCGGAGCCATTGCCGTCGGTTTTTTTCATGATCCCGCCCTCGGCATTCTGCTCGCATTTGCCCATTATGGGGCTAACGTTTTCGTCGGCATCATCATGCGATTCCATGGAAAGGAAGATGCTGCTTCCCGATCGAAAAAAAAGCTCGCTCTCCCTTCCGTGAAAGCGGCTTTTCAATTGCTTCATGAAGAACGGTTGCGCGACGATCGGCCGATCGGAAAAAAATTAGGCGACGCGGTGCAATCTTCTGTGCAAACGCTACTCATGATCGGCGGCTTTATTATCTTGTTCTCGGTGATCAATGAAATTTTGTCGCTTCTTAACGTGACTGCTGTCCTTGCCATGTTCGCCGGTATGTTCCTGGCAGTCTTCCAGTTTTCGTCCGAACTTAGCGTACCGATTGTATCCGGTTTATTTGAAATGACGCTCGGCAGCCAACTGGCGAGCCTTACCGATGCAACGCTGAAACAAAAGGTGATCATTACAAGTTTCATGCTTGCATTTGCCGGATTTTCCGCACAGGCACAAGCGGGAAGTTTGTTGGCAGAAACCGAGATAAGGTTTCGTCCTTTTTTCATCGCCCGTTGCATGCAAGGGGTTATTGCTGCCTGTCTCACATACCTATGTTGGGATGCATTATATCAGCCCGAAGGCATTGCCGTTTTCACTGCGTGGGATCATACAGTAGCTATCAAGGGCATATGGGATATGTTTCTTCTAGGCTCCCCTTATTTTACGCTCGGAATGCTATTGATTTCTATTTATATTTTTCATAAACGGAGAATGAAGACATCGGTTTAGGTCACGTTATACCGCCGTTTTAGTGCATCTTCGACGTGCGGAGGCACAAGCCCGTTTACATCGCCTTTATTTTTCGCCACTTCTTTAACAATGCTTGAACTTAAGTACGAATACTGGTTGTTCGTCATCATAAAAAAAGTTTCAATTTCCTTGTCCATCTTTCGGTTAATGGACGTCGATTGCATTTCATATTCAAAGTCGGTGACTGCCCGCAGTCCGCGGACGATGACGTTTGCGTTTTTCGACCGCACATAATTAACCAAAAGCCCGTCAAATGAATCCACCTCCACGTTCGAAAAATCCCGAAACGAATCTTGCAACAATTCCACCCGTTCTTCAATATTAAAGAGCGGGGTTTTGTTTCGATTGATCAGTACGGCAACAATCACTTTATCAAATATTCTCGTGCTGCGTTCAATAATGTCCAAATGCCCGTTTGTCACCGGATCAAAACTGCCCGGCGCTACAGCTGTCGTTGTCATTCTTGTTCGTTCCTTTCCTGATTTTTATAGGTGAAAATACTGATTTGCGTGTCTCCGAATATTTTCGTCCGGGACTTGGAAAAATGACCGAGTTCATGAACAAGTTTTAAAGAGGACGAATGTTCAGCAACAATAACCGTTTCGGGAATGCAAATCCCAAACTCTTGAATATGTGAAATATCCTTTTCAAGCTGTTGCTCGTTATAAGGCGGATCCAATAGAATCAGGGAACATTTTCTCTTTTCACGCATGAGTTGCTTTGCCATTTGCATAGCTGCCTGCTTGTAGATGTGTGCCCGCTTTTCAAAATGGCATTTTTTTGCATTTCCCCGAATGACCTTGATGGCAGCACCGGATTTATCGGCAAAATACATCTCTTCGATCCCGCGGCTGAGCGCTTCCATCCCCAACGCCCCGCTCCCTGCGTATAAGTCAACGCCCGTCCCTCCTTGAAAATAAGGACCGATCATTTGAAACAGCGCTTCTTTTACACGATCGGATGTTGGGCGGGTTTTTGCGCCCGGGACAGCTTTGAGCCGTGTTCCTTTTCTGCTCCCTGCAATGATACGCATCGCTTCGCCGCCTTTCCTTTTGGCAGCTAAGAAAGTATAAATCAACTTTCTTAGCTGCATAAGTTGGGCTAAGGCTTTCGCGCCACAAAAGCTTTGTCGAAAAGCCAAGTTTTCTAACACTATCGAAGGTATAAACTTTTCGGTTGATAGTATAAGAAAGACTTTGACTTTCGCCATTCCTGGCGATAAGTCAAGTTTTTCTAACGTTTCCATCCTATCATATCCGAAGGGCAAGTGTCAGAGACAATACACGTTTTTCCAAAGGCTATCTCGGAAACTTCGTATATTTCTTCTATTTTCTCCGGTGTCCGTGTATATTTCCCATCGGCCCAGGCTAGACTATTGGATAGCAACATGATCCCATGTTGTTAGATAACCGCGGAGAACGCTTACATTTCCCCATAAGCGCTTCCTCCGGTTTCTCCTCTCCCATTGCCTGTAGTGTTTACAACAGGCGCCGCGTACCGGAATGGTACGCGGTTTTTTATTAGCAATAGCAAAGCCCGGCGCGAAATCAATCGCCGGGCCTGTGGTTCTCACCTCTCACTTCTCACCTCTAGCTTATACATGAACATTGTCAGCCCTCGTTTGAGAGGGCTTCGATGCGCTTGGCTCTTTCTTGAAGTCCATATTCAATTGCGACCGTTTCGACCACTCTACCCCGGTTACAAACGAAAGGCGCTCGATACGCTCACTTAGATGCTCTGCTTCTTTTTCATCGCAATAAAGAATCGCGTATTTCATTTTTTTGGAGACATATTGCACATGCCCATAAGTTCGAAGTTGGCGTACATTTTTTGCGGATCGAAACCAAACGGCCAACCCTTGGCGTTGCTCAAACATAGATCCTCTCTCCTTGGATCAAAATAAATCATGCTACCGTAGTGTATCACGAGGATATAAAATGGACAATGCAGGGGAATAGGATGACAGAGGCACCTCGGACTCATGACAGCGGCATGGCAACCGGAATCTGATTGACTCGGCGCGTTCGGTCTTCATGACGATGCCATGGCGACCCAATTTCGGTTCCCGCGATCATTTCGGGTGCCATGAGCCCTGTATGACGACCGAATTCTGATTGACTCGGCACTTTCGGGTTTCATGACGTTGCCATGGCGACCCAATTTCGGTTCCCGCGATCATTTCGGGTGCCATGAAGCTTAGCATGGTGACCGGAATACGATTGCCCCGTCACGTTCGGGCTTCATGACGAAAACATCCGTGATCTGTTTCCGGCTTCCGTTATCGACGGACAAATAACCCCTTGCAATCAGTCGAGGAACATGATATATTAACAACAATTTCATAGATACAACTAACTTGATACTTTGGCCTACAACATACCGACATATACGAATAAGCGCCGAAAGGAAATAGTAAAGGATCGTCATGCATCAGAGAGCGAATGGCTTGCTGAAACATTCGCGCCACTGACGCCTTGAACCCATCCCGGAGCTGCCAGGGAAAGACCTTAACCTGGCCGTTATGCTTTGCGATATAAGCGTTGAGTGGAAATTCTTATCAGGGATTTCAACGAAGGTGGTACCGCGGAACCTCTTTTCCGTCCTTTTCCGAAGGGCGAAAAGAGGTTTTTTTAATTTCCGGGAGGGTATAGAAATTGGAACGAAAACGAATGGTCGTCAAGATCGGGAGCAGTTCCCTCGCCAATCGTGAAGGCGGGATCGCCATCGACCGGCTCGAGCGGTTTTCCCAAGCGATTGCCCACCTTCATAATCAAGGCCATGAACTTATTTTGATCACATCGGGAGCGATAGCTGCCGGTTTTCAACACGTCGGTTACGCCACTAGGCCGGTAACGACGGAAAAAAAACAAGCAGCGGCCGCCGTCGGGCAAGGATTGCTCATGGAAGCCTATCAACATGCATTCATGAAAGAAGGCGTTAAAGTCGGGCAACTCTTGCTGACTCGGGAAAGTTTTCTGCAAGAGCATCAATACAACAACGCTTACGCGACATTACAGGAATTGCTCAAGCGTCGCATTTTGCCGATTATTAATGAGAACGACTCCATTGCAGTGGATGAATTGACGTTCGGCGATAATGATTGGCTGGCCAGTTTGGTGTCCGGACTGATCAAGGCCGATGCACTCGCGTTACTCACGGATGTCAACGGCGTATATGACCGGCATCCCCAGCATCCGAATGCCCATAAAAAAGAAAGCATTGACGTGATCACGGCAGAAATGCTAATGCAAGCGGACAGTCACCGTTCCACGTTAGGGAGCGGAGGCATGCGTTCCAAACTGGAAGCGGCACGCAACGCGCAAACGTTTGGCATTCAAACGTTCATCGGGAAAGGCGATGAGCCGCGAGGATTGCAGGCCATCATGGATGGAAACGGCGACGGCACCTATGTATACGCGAAGCCTAACCATCTATGGCCAAAAGAAAAACAGTGGGTCGGCATCTATTCGCCCGTGGAAGGCGAGCTTGTCATTGACGAAGGGGCCAAGAATGCCCTGCTGTACGGTGGGAAAAGTTTGCTTTCCGTTGGCGTTCGCGACGTAAAAGGAAGCTTTTCAAAAGGAGCCGTTGTTGCCGTCTTTGACGAGGAACATGAATCGGTCGGCAAAGGACGCGCCACGATAGCTGCCGACGACATGCGCACATGCCTTTACAAACAGCCGGCTGTCACTTATATCCACCGGGACCATTGGGTAAGTACTTCAAAAGGGAGTGTTTTTAGTGACTGAATGTAAACAACAGGCGCTGGACGCCAAAACCGCAAGCCAGTCATTAGGATTGTGTAAAACAACAGAAAAAAACGAAGCATTGCAAGCGATGGCGCGCGAAGTGTTGAACAGGGAACAGGACATCCTCGCCGCCAATGACAAAGACGTTGCGGCCGGAAAACAGAATGGACTGTCCGACTATTTGCTCGATCGTTTACGGCTAAGCCCTGAACGTTTGCAGTCGATGAGTAATGGACTGCATGCACTCGTTGACCTGCCGGATCCGGTAGCGGTTGAACCGGAAACATGGACACGGCAAGACGGGCTCGTCATTGAAAACCGAAGGGTTCCTCTCGGGGTGATCGCCATGATTTATGAAGCAAGGCCCAATGTCACCGTCGATGCTGCCGGGCTTTGCTTAAAGGCCGGAAATGCTGTCCTTTTAAGGGGCAGCTCTTCGGCGGTTCATTCAAACATGGCACTTGTGGACGCCATGAAAGCCGGATTAAAGGCGTGCGGGTTGCCGGAAACATCAGTGCAGCTCATTAACCCCGAAAATCGCGATACGGTCCGGGAATTGGGACAAATGCGCGGCCTTGTCGACGTCATCATCCCGCGCGGAGGCGCCGGACTTATTCAGACGGTGCTCGAACAGTCTAGTGTTCCGGTTATTGAAACGGGCGTCGGCAACTGCCATGTGTATATCGAAGCTTCCGCCAAAAAAGACATGGCCATCTCCATTGCCGTAGATGCAAAAACCGATCGGCCATCGGTTTGCAACGCCGCGGAAACCATTCTCGTCGATGAACAATGGGCTAATGCCAATGGGAGAGCGCTCATTGAGGCTTTGCTCGCCAAAGGGGTCACCATCAGAGGCGATGAAAATATCCGACGCTTGCATGATGACGTGAAACCAGCCGACGACGAGGATTGGGCGACCGAGTACCTCGCGCCGATCGTTGCCCTCGGCACCGTTCCGGATACAGATGCGGCAATTGCTCACGTTCAACAATTCGGCACGACCCACTCCGAAGCGATCGTCACCGAAAATGTAGAAAAGGCTCGTGCGTTTCAAAATCAGATCGATGCGTCCGGCGTTTACCATAATGCTTCCACCCGCTTTACCGATGGTGCGGAATTTGGATTCGGCGCGGAGATCGGCATCAGCACACAAAAACTGCACGCACGCGGTCCTTTGGGACTGGGCGCACTAACGACCAACAAATACGTCGTCTCGGGAGACGGACATGTGAAAGGGGGCACGGTGCAATGACGCTGGCCGATCAAACGATCACCTTTATCGGTGCCGGAGCAATGACCGAAGCAATCGTCTCGGGACTGCTTGCGAACAACCGCGTAAATAACGAACAAATCACTGTCACGAATAAAAACAACGGTGAACGGCTCGCGGAATTACAGAACACCTATCACATTCAAACGACGACGGACAAACAACAAGCCGCAGAACAAAGTGATGTCCTGATCCTCGCGATGAAGCCGAAAGACGTGGACGCCGCACTCGAACGTCTGCAACCGTCTATTCGTGCAGATCACGTTATTTTCTCCGTGTTGGCAGGAACTACAACGGGCTATATTTCTTCACTCATTGAAGCCGATTGCCCGGTGGTACGGATTATGCCGAACACGTCGGCAAAAGTCGGCGCTTCCGCGAGCGCCATAAGCGGTGGCCGATTTGCCGGTGCCAAAGATGTTGACCTGGCCGCGTCCCTCTTTTCTTCTATCGGCTCGATTACAATCGTCCCCGAAGAAAAAATGGATAGTGTCACCGGCATATCCGGGAGCGGTCCGGCTTATTTTTACTACCTGCTTGAAGGATTGCAAACGGCCGCGGTTGAGTCAGGGTTAACGGAAGAGGACGCGAAGGCGTTGCTGATCCAAACGATGCAGGGCGCTGCCAAGCGTTGGGGGCAAACGTCTAAATCGCTCCAATCGCTGTACGAAGAAGTGATGAGCCCCGGCGGGACGACCGAAGCTGCCTTCTCGGTCCTTTGGGAACATGAAGTGCAAGAACATGTGACAGCGGGCGCAAAGGCTGCCATCGAACAGTCCGAGAAGCTTGGAAAAGTGAAAAAGCACGTGTGACAGAACTCCTCCGGGGGTTCTTTTTTAATGAAAGTCCGGAAAAATAAAGCCGTACGCGCGGCTTTATTTTTCCGGACTTCATGACTCGTTCTTGGCGACTAAAATCGGCACGGGAACATCGTTCCGGGCTTCATGACTCGTTCTTGGCTACCGAAATCGGCGCGGGCATACCGTTTCGGACTTCATGAGCCGTTCTTGGCTACCGAAATCGTCACGGGCATACCGTTTCGGACTTCATGAGCCGTTCTTGGCTACCGAAATCGTCACAGGCTCATCGTTTCGGGCTTCATGACTCGTTCTTGGCGACTGAAACCCTCGCGGGAACTTCGTTTCGGGCTTCATGACTCGTTCTTGGCGACTGAAATCGTCGCGGCAACTTCGTTTCGGGCTCCATAACCCGTTCTTGGTTACCGAAATCGTCACGGGCATACCGTTTCGGGCTCCATAACCCGTTCTTGGCGACCGAAATCGCCGGGCTAATCCAATTTCAGGCTTCATGAACCACTTCACCTCTTTGGGGTAGCTTTCCGCGGGTTTTGGACCACTTTTATTATGTCCATGACGAAAAACTTGTTATAATGGCAAGGGTTGCAGTATCATGTTGGAGGTCAAACGGAAAAATGAACGAAGAAGACAAGCCAAAGTGGCGCAGACGTATTGCTTTTCTTACCGAACATCGCTATTTTACGATCGTTATTATGGCGTTGATTTTTATCAATGCTGTTGTAGTCGGGATGGAAACCTATCCGGAACTTTATGCCCGTTATCCGGGATGGTTTTGGTTTGCCGACCGTTTGTTGCTATGGCTTTTCACCATTGAAATAGTTTTGCGCATGATCGCGGCCAAACCTTTTTATCATTTTTTCCGCAGCGGCTGGAACTGGTTTGATTTTTTAATCATCGCCACCGGTCACCTATTTGCAGGTGCTCATTTCGTCACTGTATTACGGGTACTGAGGGTGCTACGGGTCCTACGGGCGGTCACGGTCATTCCTTCGTTGCGACGGCTCGTCGATGCGCTTTTACGTACAATTCCTTCATTGTTTAATATTCTTTTTTTGATGGGGCTCGTTTTTTACATATTCGCAGTCATCGGTACGATGCTGTTCGCATCCGTTTCCCCCGAATACTTCGGAAATTTACAGCGATCCGTTTTGACCTTGTTTCAGATCGTGACGCTTGATAATTGGACGGAATCCGTCATGCGTCCGATCATGGATATAGAGCCGTTAAGTTGGATTTATTTTGTTTCGTTTGTCCTCGTCGGTACATTTATCATCTTTAATCTATTCATCGGTGTCATTGTCAATAATGTGGAACGCGCCAATGACGAAGAAGCGCCTCCTGTCAAAAAACAGGATGTGGAAGCGTTGCAAGCAGAAATTAGGGAACTTAAAAAAATAATGGAAAAACGAGAATAAATAATGCGGCGCGGTAACTCTAATGAGAGTCGCCGCGCCGCAGTTTTTTTCAATCATGCAATTGTGTTGCATAAAACTCATCATAAATCGCTTTGATCGCTTCGTCCCCGACGCGATCTTTCACAGCAAACGCGAGGGAGACTTCGGAAGGGCCCTGGTTGATCATTTCGATGTTAATGCCGGCTTCCGCAAGCGCCTTCGATCCCCGGGCCGCGATTCCGACTGTTTCTTTCATTCCCTCGCCGACGAGCATAAGCATGGTAAACCCGTGTTCAATATACGCGTCGTCCACATCCATTTCATTCTGGATGCGTGTGAGCAGCCGGTTTTCACTGTCCAAAGAGAACTCTGAAGTGCGTAATACGACAGATGTGTCGTCGATCCCTGAGGGCAAATGTTC
It includes:
- a CDS encoding ion transporter, whose amino-acid sequence is MNEEDKPKWRRRIAFLTEHRYFTIVIMALIFINAVVVGMETYPELYARYPGWFWFADRLLLWLFTIEIVLRMIAAKPFYHFFRSGWNWFDFLIIATGHLFAGAHFVTVLRVLRVLRVLRAVTVIPSLRRLVDALLRTIPSLFNILFLMGLVFYIFAVIGTMLFASVSPEYFGNLQRSVLTLFQIVTLDNWTESVMRPIMDIEPLSWIYFVSFVLVGTFIIFNLFIGVIVNNVERANDEEAPPVKKQDVEALQAEIRELKKIMEKRE